The following proteins come from a genomic window of Mucinivorans hirudinis:
- a CDS encoding TPR-repeat-containing protein: protein MRNIVFFYLFLLLGCTNPQITAELEKVDELMSNHPDSAYALIRSINPDDIHGRADKAFYALLYTQAQYKSYESFDSDSLISIAVEHYSNNANDEKYSRSLMYKGAVMADLGYDHQAMDYYKKAEKNTDTSDYITLGLLNFRIGELYQNSYVENNEYVYKYKQSLFYFKKANHLDYQLYCLSRLGKLYRLIDIDSALKYQYAAIDMAERVYDSQSSSHNRSLLSGSYYLKKDYRKSKDLALYVLRENSDVIVNEICYHNIVRSYANLGLLDSALCYFSKIVPNASPEGLVAFFSTRLEIEKAKKDYESSFNTHIKASQIADSLMKVSRQADLFKIEKEFDKRNSESENTLLRLKNRDNIFIIITDRQKS, encoded by the coding sequence ATGCGAAATATTGTATTTTTCTATCTATTTTTACTTTTAGGGTGTACTAACCCACAAATAACAGCGGAGCTGGAAAAGGTGGATGAGTTGATGAGCAACCACCCCGATAGTGCTTATGCTTTGATACGGAGCATCAACCCTGACGATATTCACGGCAGGGCTGACAAGGCGTTCTATGCGCTGCTCTATACTCAGGCACAGTATAAGAGCTACGAATCATTCGATAGTGATTCGCTTATTAGTATCGCCGTAGAGCATTATTCAAACAATGCCAATGACGAGAAATATTCTCGCTCATTGATGTACAAAGGGGCTGTTATGGCTGATTTAGGATACGACCATCAAGCTATGGACTATTATAAGAAAGCTGAAAAGAATACTGATACATCAGACTATATTACTCTTGGTCTATTAAATTTCCGAATCGGAGAATTGTACCAAAATTCATATGTAGAGAATAATGAGTATGTTTATAAATACAAACAATCGCTTTTCTATTTCAAGAAGGCAAATCATTTGGACTATCAATTATATTGTTTGAGCAGATTGGGGAAATTGTATAGGTTAATTGATATTGACAGCGCATTAAAATACCAATATGCAGCTATTGATATGGCTGAAAGAGTATATGATAGTCAGTCATCATCACATAATCGCTCCTTGTTATCAGGTAGTTACTACTTGAAAAAAGATTATCGCAAGTCAAAAGATTTGGCATTATACGTTCTTAGAGAGAATTCTGATGTAATAGTAAATGAGATTTGTTATCATAATATAGTTCGTTCTTATGCTAATCTTGGTCTATTAGATTCTGCTTTGTGCTATTTTTCGAAGATAGTACCTAATGCTTCTCCTGAAGGATTAGTCGCATTTTTTTCAACGCGATTGGAAATTGAAAAAGCAAAAAAGGATTATGAGTCCTCTTTTAACACACACATCAAGGCTTCACAAATTGCTGACTCCTTGATGAAAGTATCACGACAGGCAGATTTATTCAAAATAGAAAAAGAGTTTGACAAACGAAATAGCGAAAGTGAAAATACACTACTAAGATTGAAAAATAGGGATAATATATTTATTATCATTACTGACCGACAAAAAAGTTGA
- a CDS encoding putative DNA methylase, translating to MAFNRKAKLRDNIEAIRTLFTLEKERRAATPEERETLSRYCGFGGLKCILNPASGVMDSVQWAKSDLELFPMTAELHRVIRENSQDEKEYKRYFDSLKSSVLTAFYTPKEVVSALADALSHSGITPQRLIDPSAGQGVFISEFEEKAPIADVMAFDKDLLTGKLLSHLYPQHKVRAEGFERIEKPFTNYFDVATSNIPFGDIAVFDPEYSGSDQRSRRESTKAIHNYFFLKGLDSVRDGGVVAFITSQGVMNALSGYTRYAMLQKADLVSAIRLPNNLFKDYAGTEVGSDLIVLQKNMSKTEPNEMDKLFISSVQDHNRIQTSSYFLNHPERIVSTQSKLDTDPYGKPAMVYLHEGGVVGIAQDMGKILSADFAQRLNVDLYNGVVPAQKATVTTQQEPPPKEHKPEITPPVMSLYDLFDFSQEEKRLAQTGQTKKQSNKSPKRKIIPQRSLFDLPEPEAPKAPEPAPTPPHDPDAVYAAIDWDTNPPINGFYEAMMRLGAERRAELRQEIASGEQKRVQPTVLQQKEQSPQNQAELLKPRPLTTPIEPHHREGTMVAEGNQVGYLKGITRYGAAFHPLELNKAQHEKAELYIKVRESYERLYSYEAQQHQENSEERHNLNTAYDTFVERFGHLNAKENVKLLLMDASGRDMLSLERTENGQFIKADIFDHPVAFSLNEITHVDTPHEALSASLNRYGAVNLDYMESLCDSNKAELIEELNGRIYFNPLVDNYEIRDRFVAGNVVEKVENISRWADDNKGHERMAEVEASLKALNDATPRQITFDELDFNFGERWIPTGMYTAYAKHLFGTDVSISYSESIDEYSVKCGAKNAKILDQYAVQGQYRIYDGINLLKHALVNTVPDISKSIGKDEHGRDIKVRDAEKIQLANSKIDEIRNGFSDWLNEQSPEFQQRLADMYNRKFNCFVRPTYDGSHQSFPGLDLKALDAKYGIGSVYQSQKDCVWMLKQNGGGIGDHEVGTGKTLIMSIAAQEMKRLGLAHKPMIIGLKANVSEIAECYRTAYPNAKILYATEKDFEPKNRVKFFNNIKNNDWDCVIMSHDQFGKIPQPTDIQQEILQKELDSVEENLDVLKSQGKEISRGMLKGLEKRKINLSAKLEKIEHEINSRTDDVVDFKQMGIDHLFVDESHQFKNLTFNTRHDRVAGLGNSDGSQKALNMLFAIRTIQERSGKDLGATFLSGTTISNSLTELYLLFKYLRPKELERQNINCFDAWSAIFAKKTTDFEFSVTNNIVQKERFRYFIKVPELVAFYNEITDYRTAEDVGVDRPQKNEILHNIPPTPQQAEFIEKLMQFAQTGDATILGREKLSESEEKAKMLIATDYARKMALDMRMIDREKYDDHPDNKASHCAAEIAKYYQKYDAHRATQFVFSDLGTYQPGQWSVYSEIKRKLIEDYGIPASEIRFIQECKTEKARKAVIAATNEGKVRVLFGSTSMLGTGVNAQRRAVAIHHLDTPWRPSDLSQRDGRAVRKGNEIAKLYAENKVDVIIYAVEKSLDSYKFNLLHCKQTFITQLKSGAMGARTIDEGSMDEKSGMNFSEYMAILSGNTDILDKARLDKRVAALESERKSFYKDKSGSIYKLESHTKTLDSNNEHIDKMSADYKTFQSRAQTDEDGYVRNRVRLDGLTATDVKSVGTRLQEIAKNATTAGEYLPIGELYGFPIIIKSESAIREGVEVRQNRFFIEGEYKYSYNNGFLAMSDHKAAATNFLNALDRIPKLIEQYQAENVKLEKDLPTLREIAGGTWKKEDELKELKSEVATLERKIQLSLAPPDKTEQAAEMVEPPQEQNREQPIITPSVRHESRGIRM from the coding sequence ATGGCATTTAACCGTAAAGCGAAGCTGCGGGACAACATCGAGGCGATACGGACGCTATTCACATTGGAAAAAGAACGCAGGGCGGCTACCCCTGAAGAGAGGGAGACGCTTAGTCGCTACTGTGGTTTTGGCGGGTTGAAATGTATCTTGAACCCTGCCTCCGGTGTGATGGACTCCGTACAATGGGCGAAATCAGACCTCGAACTGTTCCCGATGACAGCGGAGTTGCACCGTGTAATCCGTGAAAACTCCCAAGATGAGAAAGAGTATAAACGCTACTTCGACAGCCTGAAGAGCTCGGTGCTGACAGCGTTTTACACCCCCAAAGAGGTGGTGTCGGCACTCGCCGATGCCCTCTCGCATAGTGGCATCACGCCCCAACGCCTGATAGACCCCTCGGCAGGACAGGGGGTCTTTATCTCTGAATTTGAAGAGAAAGCACCCATTGCCGATGTAATGGCGTTTGATAAAGACCTCTTGACGGGTAAACTCCTTTCGCACCTCTATCCCCAACACAAAGTGAGAGCCGAAGGGTTTGAGCGTATCGAAAAACCCTTTACCAATTACTTTGATGTGGCAACCTCCAACATTCCGTTTGGGGATATTGCCGTATTCGACCCCGAATATAGCGGTAGCGACCAACGCTCTCGGCGTGAGTCCACAAAGGCGATTCACAACTATTTCTTCCTCAAAGGGCTGGACTCGGTGCGTGATGGCGGTGTTGTGGCGTTTATCACCTCGCAAGGGGTGATGAATGCTTTGAGTGGATATACCCGCTATGCGATGTTGCAAAAGGCGGATTTGGTCTCGGCAATCCGTCTGCCCAACAATCTGTTCAAGGATTACGCAGGAACAGAGGTGGGTAGCGATTTGATTGTGCTGCAAAAGAATATGAGCAAAACCGAGCCTAATGAGATGGACAAATTGTTTATCTCCTCGGTTCAAGACCACAATCGCATTCAGACAAGCTCCTATTTTTTGAATCACCCCGAGCGGATTGTCAGCACTCAGAGTAAGTTAGACACAGACCCCTACGGCAAGCCGGCGATGGTCTATCTGCACGAGGGCGGCGTGGTGGGTATTGCCCAAGATATGGGTAAAATCCTCTCCGCCGATTTTGCCCAAAGGCTCAACGTGGATTTGTATAACGGTGTAGTCCCTGCACAAAAGGCGACCGTTACCACACAACAAGAGCCACCGCCAAAAGAGCATAAGCCGGAGATAACACCCCCTGTGATGTCGCTCTACGACCTGTTCGATTTCTCGCAAGAAGAGAAGCGGTTAGCACAGACGGGACAGACCAAGAAGCAGAGCAATAAATCGCCCAAGCGTAAAATTATCCCTCAAAGGTCTCTCTTTGACCTGCCTGAACCCGAAGCTCCCAAAGCTCCCGAGCCTGCTCCTACGCCGCCGCACGACCCCGATGCGGTCTATGCCGCCATTGATTGGGATACCAACCCGCCTATCAACGGTTTCTACGAGGCGATGATGCGGCTCGGAGCGGAACGCCGTGCAGAGTTGCGACAGGAGATAGCATCAGGTGAGCAAAAGAGGGTGCAACCGACCGTTTTGCAACAAAAAGAGCAATCGCCTCAAAATCAAGCCGAGTTACTAAAACCCCGACCACTCACCACACCCATAGAGCCCCACCACCGCGAGGGTACAATGGTGGCAGAGGGTAATCAGGTGGGCTACCTGAAAGGAATTACCCGCTACGGAGCAGCCTTTCATCCGTTGGAGTTGAATAAGGCTCAACACGAAAAAGCGGAACTTTATATCAAGGTACGGGAGAGCTATGAGCGATTGTATAGTTACGAGGCTCAACAGCACCAAGAGAACAGTGAGGAACGCCACAACCTAAACACTGCCTACGACACATTTGTGGAGCGGTTCGGGCATCTGAATGCCAAAGAGAATGTCAAACTTCTGTTGATGGATGCCTCGGGGCGTGATATGCTATCATTGGAACGCACCGAAAACGGGCAGTTTATCAAAGCCGATATTTTCGACCACCCTGTGGCATTCTCCCTGAACGAGATTACGCACGTGGATACTCCGCACGAGGCACTATCGGCTTCGCTCAACCGCTACGGAGCAGTGAATCTTGACTATATGGAGTCGCTTTGCGACAGCAACAAAGCGGAATTGATTGAGGAGCTAAACGGACGCATCTACTTCAATCCGTTGGTGGATAACTACGAAATCCGAGACCGCTTTGTCGCAGGTAATGTGGTGGAGAAGGTTGAAAATATCTCTCGTTGGGCAGATGACAACAAGGGGCACGAGCGAATGGCGGAGGTGGAAGCCTCGCTCAAAGCCCTTAATGATGCCACACCTCGCCAGATTACATTTGATGAGTTGGACTTCAACTTCGGTGAACGATGGATACCCACGGGAATGTACACCGCCTACGCCAAGCACCTCTTCGGTACTGATGTTTCCATATCCTACTCCGAGAGTATCGACGAGTATTCGGTCAAGTGCGGAGCGAAGAATGCCAAAATCCTCGACCAGTATGCTGTGCAGGGGCAGTATCGCATCTATGACGGCATTAACCTCTTGAAACACGCATTGGTCAATACCGTGCCCGATATATCCAAAAGCATCGGCAAGGATGAGCACGGCAGGGATATTAAGGTGCGAGATGCGGAGAAGATACAGCTCGCCAACTCCAAGATTGATGAGATACGCAACGGCTTCAGCGATTGGTTGAACGAACAGTCGCCCGAATTTCAGCAGCGGTTGGCGGATATGTACAACCGCAAATTCAACTGCTTTGTACGTCCCACCTACGACGGTTCACACCAGAGCTTTCCGGGATTAGACCTCAAAGCACTTGATGCAAAGTATGGTATAGGCTCTGTCTATCAGAGCCAAAAGGATTGCGTTTGGATGCTCAAACAGAACGGCGGCGGCATTGGCGACCACGAGGTGGGCACGGGTAAAACGCTGATTATGAGCATTGCAGCACAAGAGATGAAACGTTTGGGGTTGGCACACAAGCCGATGATTATCGGTTTGAAAGCCAACGTGTCGGAGATTGCCGAGTGTTACCGCACGGCATACCCCAATGCCAAAATTCTCTATGCCACCGAAAAGGATTTTGAGCCGAAAAATCGTGTAAAATTCTTCAATAACATTAAGAATAATGATTGGGATTGTGTGATTATGTCGCACGACCAGTTCGGCAAGATACCCCAGCCGACCGATATTCAGCAGGAGATTTTGCAGAAAGAGTTGGACTCGGTGGAGGAGAATTTGGATGTACTCAAATCGCAAGGCAAGGAGATTTCACGAGGGATGCTCAAAGGTTTGGAGAAACGAAAAATCAATCTGAGTGCCAAGTTGGAGAAGATAGAGCACGAGATTAACTCCCGCACGGACGATGTGGTGGATTTCAAGCAGATGGGTATCGACCACCTCTTTGTTGATGAGAGCCACCAGTTCAAGAACCTGACCTTTAACACTCGCCACGACCGTGTGGCAGGTCTTGGTAACTCCGATGGCAGCCAAAAGGCACTCAATATGCTATTTGCTATCCGCACCATTCAGGAACGAAGCGGTAAGGATTTGGGGGCGACTTTCCTGTCGGGTACAACTATCAGTAACTCACTCACGGAATTGTATCTATTGTTCAAATACCTCCGACCGAAGGAGCTGGAACGGCAAAATATCAACTGCTTTGATGCGTGGTCGGCAATTTTTGCCAAGAAGACCACCGACTTTGAGTTCTCTGTAACGAACAATATTGTGCAGAAGGAGCGTTTTCGCTACTTTATCAAAGTGCCGGAGTTGGTGGCGTTCTACAACGAGATTACCGACTACCGTACCGCTGAGGATGTGGGTGTGGATAGACCGCAAAAGAACGAGATACTGCACAACATCCCACCCACGCCACAGCAGGCGGAGTTTATCGAAAAGTTGATGCAGTTTGCTCAAACGGGCGATGCCACCATCTTGGGACGTGAGAAGCTCTCGGAGAGTGAAGAGAAAGCCAAGATGCTTATCGCCACGGACTATGCCCGAAAGATGGCACTTGATATGCGAATGATTGACCGTGAGAAATACGACGACCACCCCGATAACAAAGCCTCGCACTGTGCTGCCGAGATTGCCAAGTATTACCAAAAATATGATGCGCACAGGGCGACGCAGTTTGTCTTTTCGGATTTGGGCACGTATCAGCCGGGGCAATGGAGCGTGTACAGTGAGATTAAACGCAAGCTCATTGAGGATTATGGCATTCCGGCATCCGAGATACGCTTTATTCAAGAGTGCAAGACCGAGAAAGCTCGCAAGGCGGTGATTGCAGCGACGAATGAGGGAAAAGTACGGGTGCTGTTCGGCTCTACCTCTATGCTCGGTACGGGTGTAAATGCTCAGCGACGTGCCGTTGCAATTCATCACCTCGACACCCCTTGGCGACCGTCCGACCTCTCCCAACGTGATGGGCGTGCGGTCCGAAAAGGCAATGAGATAGCGAAACTCTATGCTGAGAATAAAGTGGATGTGATTATTTATGCCGTTGAAAAGTCATTGGACTCTTACAAATTCAACCTGCTGCACTGCAAACAGACCTTTATCACTCAGCTCAAGAGCGGAGCGATGGGGGCACGTACCATTGATGAGGGCAGTATGGACGAAAAGTCGGGTATGAACTTCTCGGAGTATATGGCTATCCTTTCGGGTAACACCGATATATTGGATAAAGCACGGTTGGATAAGCGGGTGGCGGCATTGGAGAGTGAGCGTAAGAGTTTCTACAAGGACAAGAGCGGCTCTATCTATAAATTGGAGTCGCACACTAAGACGCTGGACAGTAACAACGAGCATATCGACAAGATGAGTGCCGACTATAAAACATTTCAATCACGGGCACAGACCGATGAGGATGGCTACGTGAGAAACCGTGTTCGATTGGACGGCTTGACGGCTACCGATGTCAAAAGTGTCGGCACACGATTGCAGGAGATTGCCAAGAATGCCACTACCGCAGGGGAGTATCTGCCCATTGGGGAGTTGTATGGTTTCCCTATCATCATCAAGAGCGAGAGTGCCATCCGTGAGGGTGTGGAGGTGCGACAGAACCGTTTCTTTATCGAGGGCGAGTATAAATACAGCTACAACAACGGTTTTTTGGCGATGTCCGACCACAAGGCGGCAGCCACCAACTTCCTCAATGCCTTAGACCGTATCCCTAAGCTCATTGAGCAGTACCAAGCCGAGAACGTCAAGTTGGAGAAGGATTTGCCAACGCTGCGTGAGATTGCGGGCGGCACGTGGAAAAAGGAGGATGAACTCAAAGAGTTGAAGTCGGAGGTTGCCACACTGGAGCGAAAGATTCAGCTTTCGTTAGCTCCGCCCGATAAGACCGAGCAAGCCGCCGAAATGGTAGAACCACCCCAAGAGCAAAACCGAGAGCAACCGATTATCACCCCCTCCGTCCGACACGAAAGTCGGGGCATCCGAATGTAA
- a CDS encoding DNA topoisomerase III (Bacteroidales-type): protein MSNGDIRDLLTKGETGVIKGFNNKEGKAFSASVTFDADFNTVFVFPETKSDKNSKRKRK from the coding sequence TTGTCCAACGGAGATATAAGAGACCTTTTGACCAAGGGGGAGACGGGCGTAATCAAGGGGTTTAACAACAAGGAGGGCAAGGCGTTCAGTGCCTCGGTTACTTTCGATGCCGATTTCAACACCGTGTTCGTATTTCCCGAGACAAAAAGCGATAAAAACTCGAAGCGAAAAAGGAAATAA
- a CDS encoding Putative DNA-binding protein in cluster with Type I restriction-modification system: protein MKRGTITIHRNSVTVNGNVWMSDFEIAELFGVTLAAVSSNIKSIFKTGVLKEYSVSRYIRLENGNRADVYNLEMITALAFRLNSLPASTFREWLIKRAATATPPIILQVGRDSFLC, encoded by the coding sequence ATGAAAAGAGGAACGATAACCATCCACAGAAATAGCGTTACGGTGAATGGTAACGTGTGGATGTCCGATTTTGAAATCGCAGAACTGTTCGGGGTAACGCTTGCGGCGGTTAGTAGCAATATCAAATCTATCTTCAAAACAGGCGTATTGAAAGAGTACTCCGTCAGCCGTTATATCCGTTTGGAGAACGGCAACCGAGCGGATGTCTATAATTTGGAGATGATAACCGCTCTTGCTTTCAGGCTCAACAGCCTCCCGGCATCAACCTTTCGGGAGTGGTTGATAAAAAGAGCGGCAACCGCCACCCCGCCCATCATTCTTCAGGTGGGGCGTGATAGCTTTCTATGCTAA
- a CDS encoding Integrase — protein sequence MKSTFSTIFYLKRQTVKADGTSPIMGRITIDGTQTQFSCKLTVDAKIWDAKTGRATGRSTVALETNRMLDKIRVKINSHYHEIMDRDNYVTAEKVKNAFLGLEHRQYTLLKVFERYNEDYEKLYNAGMKAKSSYSKYLTVYKHLKEFIQQRYRMSDIALKELTPAFITDFDMFLRVDKRCCNNTVWIYTCPLRTMVTIAMNNGWLTRDPFCDYEIQKEDTERGFLTREEINLLINGKLKNAKQELVRDLFLFCCFTGLSFTDMRNLKEENLRTYFDDHLWIYMHRQKTGVQSNIRLLDIPLQIIEKYRGLGKEGKVLPVPSYMNCLYGINAVAKRCSINKRLTWHQSRHTMATEICLTNNVPIETVSSILGHKSIKTTQIYAKITKKKLNRDMENLSAQLDNIQEYSNVAI from the coding sequence ATGAAGAGTACATTTTCAACCATCTTTTACCTGAAAAGACAGACAGTAAAAGCAGACGGCACATCACCAATTATGGGTCGTATCACTATCGACGGCACACAAACGCAGTTTAGCTGCAAGCTAACCGTTGATGCAAAAATCTGGGATGCCAAGACAGGGCGTGCCACGGGTCGCAGCACAGTGGCATTAGAGACCAACCGTATGTTGGATAAGATACGGGTAAAAATCAACAGTCATTATCACGAGATAATGGATAGGGATAACTATGTTACAGCCGAGAAGGTAAAGAATGCCTTTCTGGGATTGGAGCATCGCCAATACACCCTACTCAAAGTTTTTGAGCGGTATAACGAAGATTACGAAAAACTGTACAACGCAGGTATGAAAGCCAAGTCAAGTTACAGTAAATACCTAACTGTGTACAAACATCTGAAGGAATTTATCCAACAACGCTATCGTATGAGCGACATTGCGTTGAAAGAGCTTACCCCTGCATTTATCACAGACTTCGATATGTTTCTGCGTGTGGATAAGCGTTGTTGCAATAACACGGTTTGGATTTACACCTGTCCGCTACGGACGATGGTGACTATCGCAATGAACAATGGCTGGCTCACTCGCGACCCATTTTGCGACTATGAGATTCAGAAAGAGGATACCGAGCGAGGTTTTCTCACCCGTGAAGAAATCAACCTGCTAATCAACGGTAAACTAAAAAATGCCAAGCAGGAATTAGTGCGTGATTTGTTTCTATTTTGCTGCTTTACCGGACTCAGTTTCACGGATATGCGTAATTTGAAAGAGGAGAACTTACGCACCTATTTTGATGACCACCTTTGGATTTATATGCACCGTCAGAAGACAGGTGTTCAATCCAATATCCGACTGCTGGATATTCCGTTGCAAATTATTGAGAAGTATCGCGGGTTGGGCAAAGAGGGAAAAGTTTTACCCGTTCCGAGTTATATGAATTGCCTCTACGGCATCAATGCCGTAGCCAAAAGATGCTCTATAAATAAGCGACTTACGTGGCATCAAAGCCGCCATACGATGGCGACCGAGATATGCCTGACCAATAATGTGCCCATCGAAACGGTGAGTTCAATTTTGGGTCATAAGAGCATTAAGACCACTCAAATCTACGCTAAAATCACCAAAAAGAAACTCAACCGTGATATGGAAAATCTATCGGCACAGTTGGACAATATTCAAGAGTACAGTAATGTTGCCATTTAA
- a CDS encoding Mobile element protein, producing MIRYTIKLSAAEVAELQTIIKKGSHSAHSFRVAHILLSCDKGEFSDNKGITNESICKVLKIGARTIDRVKKRFVEEGFEEVLERRPSGQLYQKKVDGDLEAKIVALCCSEPPAGFSKWSLRMLSNKVVELQYVDYISHVSVSNVLKKNELKPWKVKGWVIPPEQSANFVANMERVLDVYKQPYNEEYPVVCMDESPKQLIEEVASIPMKPGQDARVDYEYIRHGTVNIFIANEPLTGRRIVDVTDFKTKADWAKFIKKISDEYPTAKKIKLVMDNFKTHDGSAFYEIFPPEQAKELWDRFEFILTPKHGSWLNMAEIELHVLNGQCLNRHIPTKEKVIAEVEAWQNHRNNANLKINWQFTNEDARIKLKKLYPSIQN from the coding sequence ATGATTCGTTACACTATCAAATTATCGGCAGCGGAGGTTGCCGAGCTTCAGACAATAATAAAAAAGGGAAGCCATAGTGCTCATTCTTTTCGTGTTGCTCATATTTTATTGAGTTGCGACAAGGGAGAATTTTCTGACAATAAAGGGATTACCAATGAGAGTATTTGTAAGGTTTTGAAGATTGGAGCAAGGACAATCGACAGAGTTAAGAAACGATTTGTCGAAGAAGGCTTTGAGGAGGTACTCGAACGTCGCCCTTCGGGTCAGCTCTATCAGAAAAAAGTAGATGGTGATTTAGAAGCCAAGATAGTAGCATTGTGTTGTAGCGAACCGCCAGCAGGATTTTCCAAATGGTCTTTGCGAATGCTTTCTAATAAAGTTGTTGAATTGCAGTATGTTGATTACATTTCACACGTTAGTGTGTCTAATGTATTAAAAAAAAACGAACTTAAGCCTTGGAAAGTAAAGGGGTGGGTGATTCCGCCTGAGCAGAGTGCTAATTTTGTGGCTAATATGGAGCGAGTGTTGGATGTTTATAAGCAGCCCTATAATGAAGAGTATCCGGTTGTTTGTATGGACGAGTCGCCAAAGCAGCTAATTGAAGAAGTTGCATCAATTCCAATGAAACCGGGGCAGGATGCAAGAGTAGATTATGAATACATTAGGCACGGAACGGTAAATATATTCATTGCCAATGAACCCCTTACAGGTAGGAGAATAGTGGATGTTACGGATTTTAAGACAAAAGCAGATTGGGCAAAATTCATCAAGAAAATATCTGATGAATATCCCACTGCCAAGAAGATAAAATTGGTTATGGATAACTTCAAAACTCACGATGGTTCTGCTTTTTATGAGATTTTTCCACCTGAGCAGGCAAAGGAGTTATGGGATAGATTTGAGTTTATTTTAACTCCCAAGCACGGCAGTTGGTTGAATATGGCAGAGATAGAGTTACACGTGCTCAATGGTCAGTGTTTGAATAGGCATATTCCTACCAAAGAAAAAGTTATCGCTGAGGTAGAAGCGTGGCAAAACCATCGAAATAACGCAAACTTGAAAATTAACTGGCAATTTACAAATGAAGATGCAAGAATAAAACTCAAAAAATTATATCCGTCAATTCAAAATTAA
- a CDS encoding Mobile element protein — translation MSKQLTVEQRYTIFAMQQKSYPQKEIAETIGVSKSTISRELRRNCDKRSGKYVMDLAQRKADERKKSKRHKQTFTLKMQKRVKRMLKIGFSPEQITGRCRLLGKEMVSHETIYKWIWADKLSGGELYKLLRRQGRKYAKRGSKNAGRGFIPNRIDIDQRPAVVELKERFGDLEIDTIIGKNHKGAILTINDRATSRVWIRKLSGKEATPLAEKTTSALKKVKELIHTMTADNGKEFAKHEEIAQKLELNFYFCKPYHSWERGANENTNGLIRQYIPKGTDFSEITDKQIKWIENKLNNRPRKRLGYLTPKEKFKQIINQNSVAFAG, via the coding sequence ATGAGCAAACAATTAACCGTAGAGCAAAGATACACAATTTTTGCAATGCAGCAAAAGTCGTATCCACAAAAAGAGATAGCCGAAACTATCGGGGTTTCAAAAAGTACTATCAGCCGAGAACTAAGACGAAACTGTGATAAACGCAGTGGTAAATATGTAATGGATTTGGCTCAACGAAAAGCTGATGAGCGAAAAAAGAGCAAACGGCATAAACAGACCTTTACTCTCAAAATGCAAAAAAGAGTTAAAAGGATGTTAAAGATAGGGTTTAGCCCCGAACAAATTACAGGTAGATGCAGACTGTTGGGTAAAGAAATGGTCTCGCACGAAACCATTTACAAATGGATTTGGGCGGATAAACTAAGTGGTGGGGAACTCTACAAACTACTACGAAGGCAAGGACGAAAATATGCAAAACGAGGCTCAAAGAATGCTGGGCGTGGGTTTATTCCAAACAGGATAGATATAGACCAGCGACCAGCAGTTGTTGAGCTTAAAGAACGATTCGGGGATTTAGAAATTGATACCATTATCGGTAAGAACCACAAAGGAGCGATTCTTACCATAAATGACAGAGCAACAAGTAGAGTTTGGATTCGTAAGCTGTCGGGGAAAGAAGCCACCCCATTAGCCGAAAAAACCACATCTGCATTGAAAAAAGTCAAAGAACTTATACACACTATGACGGCTGACAATGGAAAAGAATTTGCTAAACACGAGGAAATTGCACAAAAATTAGAATTAAATTTCTATTTTTGTAAACCTTACCATTCGTGGGAACGTGGTGCCAATGAGAATACTAATGGACTTATCAGGCAATATATCCCAAAGGGTACGGATTTTAGTGAGATAACCGACAAGCAGATTAAATGGATTGAAAACAAACTAAATAATAGACCTCGTAAAAGACTCGGATACCTCACGCCAAAGGAAAAATTTAAACAAATTATTAACCAGAATTCAGTTGCATTTGCAGGTTGA